In Lolium rigidum isolate FL_2022 chromosome 7, APGP_CSIRO_Lrig_0.1, whole genome shotgun sequence, the DNA window ttggaccaaggtttatgttcagattgttattcatcatcatatcacctccgatcatgttctatatgatgtctcgtgagtagttcgtttagttcttgaggacatgggtgaagtctaaatgttagtagtgaagtatggttgagtaatattcaatgttatgatatttaagttgtggtgttattcttctagtggtgtcgtgtgaacgtcgactacacgacacttcacctttatgggcctaggggaatgcatcttgtactcgtttgccaattgcggggttgccggagtgacgaaacctaaacccccgttggtatatcgatgcagggagggatagcaggatctcgtagtttaaggctgtggttagatttatcttaattactttcttgtagttgcggatgcttgcaaggggtataatcacaagtatgtattagtcctaggaagggcggtacattagcacaggttcacccacacaacacttatgaaaacaatgaagattaattagccgtatgtagcgaaagcactagactaaaatcccgtgtgtactcgagaacgtttggtcattataagtaaacaaaccggcttgtcctttgtgctaaaaaggattgggccactcgctgcaattgttactctcgcactttacttactcgtactttattcatctgttacatcaaaaccccctgaatacttgtctgtgagcatttacagtgaatccttcatcgaaactgcttgtcaacaccttctatttacagtgaatccttcatcgaaactgcttgtcaacaccttctgctactcgttgggatcgacattcttacttatcgaagatactacgatacaccccctatacttgtgggtcatcacatcccTGCGGATTACACCGATGAGTATCTTTGAATTGGTGAAGATACAACCACAGAGTCTGTGTCTAGGTTTGCTCAcatgattatcaagttgtttggGCTAACATATCTTCGAGCTCCCAATGAGGATGATACAATAATTGATGGAGATAGATGAGAAAAGAGGTTGGCCTGGAATGCTCGGCAGTCTTGATtatatgcattggacatggaagaatTGTCCCAAGGGACAGTACTGTGGGAAGAGCAAAAAATGCTATCATTGTACTTGAGGCCGTCgcatcacaagatttgtggatttgatattttattgttTGCCGgactcaatgacatcaacgtgctgcAAAGATCCCCTTTATTTGCGAAAGTAGCAAATGAGGAAGCACTCACTTGCAATTACAGAGTGACAAATAATGAATATACAATGGGATACTATCTAGACGATGGCATATATCCGGACCGGGTAACTTTGTGAATTCCGTGAAGGATCCTGGAGATAAGATAGAAGCCGAGTTTGCCAAGGCTCAAGAAGCTGCtcgcaaggacattgagagagctttcagtgttttgcaagcaaggtttgtcATTGTTCGGGGTCCAACTCGGTTTTGGGACAATAAAAGCCCTATGAATCATTGTTGAGACATTTCTTCATTTATTTTATTATTTGAAAACGGTTGTAATTTGGTTAAGACATTTGTTTATCTGTTataataatttggatgattattGTGTTCCAAAAACTATTATTTGAATAATTATGATCGATTGTTATACGTTTGTGTTTATACCACGTTGTATATAAATTCTATGAAAAATCTCTAGTTTTACGGGTTTAGATGGTGCTAGCGCAGAACGGAGTCCGTAAATTAAAACTATAAAACAGAATATTATATTCCACGCGAGCAATTTTTTGAAGCCATAAACACGAGTCGATGAGTTTGGGTGTTTACAAGGCACTGTTAGAAGAGATGCTCTGATAGAGTCGGACCCGAGCCGCTCAGGCCGCCATCCACCTCCGAGTCGCCAGTCTCTTCTCCAGGGCTTACGTCGCCGGACCTCCACCCCTTGACAGCCTCACCTCTTTTCTTAACCCAAGTCTTACCGAACGCAGTGGTGTACTGGTGTGCAGGGGCGGTGGTGTCCAGCAGTGTCCAAGAGGCGCTGTCAGGGTCGCCTTACCCGGTGCTCAGTCACCTCCTCTCGCTTGCCGGGATCCGATCGCGACCCTTTTCTTCCCAGCCGTGGTTCTTCCACCTTCTTCCCGCGCCGCTGGCACCCGGCCGCAACTTTGGGACTTCCTGCCCGTACCAACTCCGGTTTTTGCAGGGCCTGAGGACATTGGGAGattggaggcggcgccgcccgtcaggtgttcgacgAAACGCCAAGCCTGGTGGCGGCCCCTTGCTGGTTTGGAATCTAGTACCACTCTATGTTTCATCTGTCTTTGTTCGCTTGCACCCAAATCTTAGCTACAGTGAATTGTCATCTCAGcaggtagtcggaggatgtggcgGCACAAATGCTCCACACGAACTTGGGCCGGCACGTCGAGACAATCATGTGCCTCGCGCGACCTTGGCAGCCGTAGGCACTATAAGCTCAACAACACAAGGGACGTGCATCACCACCCTGGCCGCGGCACATACACGGTAATAAACTCCCAATCCCTCTGCTGGGTCGCTGTTACTCCATTGTTGTGTTTAACAACACATGAACTGATTGTCTACTACATAGAATGTAGCTGTTAATCAACTGTTGTTTACAAGTACAGAAAAGACAAATCATTATGCATTAGAACCAATATTTCAATAGTGGTTTCTTTTGAATTTATGGGTGTTTGTTAATTCCTGTCAGTATAATGAAGCCTTGACCCTTATGGTGTAGAGCTGTAATTACACTTTagctattttattttttattttgactAGTCTAGGATTATTGTGATGACATTTGTTCactgttcaccattttacctttcTTAATCTGCACAGGTTTTGAGAATAATAATTGAAGCAACTTTTTTGCTGCATTTTGGTTTCTGTCTTTGATGTGTGCCTagaaaaaaatattgtttttgttaCTTTTTTGGAAGATAGTGATTTGTTTTTAGGCAGAAGGCTCGAAATGATCCTgactttgaattaacgaagccatcaactGGCTAGGAGTACAAGGATCCAAACAACAAAAGCTAGGGACGCCATCTAGAGTTACAAGCACATGAATTGAACAACTAAAGACAAAGGAAATAACAAGCTTCGAACTGCTTGCATCCTGCAAAAGCCCGAGTCTTCAACTAAACACTGGCGACTCGTCCTGAGTTTGCGAGCACCGAGATGCCACTCCAAGGAATTGCACCGGATCAGACTAGCACCTCTGAGAAGTTCGGTTCGTAGAGATCATCAATACCTAGGACACCGGCTAGTTGCCTAGCTGCACCAATGGGAAGACGAGACCCAGAGTTCTAAGGGGGAGCATCATAACAACGCACCCAGGAAGGGAAATAGCGCATAGGAGCGTCGTTGTTGCCGGCACAAGCCAATGCCATGCAGAGCTTTCGCAGATGCTCCAACGCCCGCCCCAAGCACCACCTATGGCTTTGCCCatgtaaccaaaatagacaccggCTGGTGAAAAACACCAATGTCTCCACGTGGCATGCCACCAACTCTGACTACCCCTCTAGGCTCAAGAGCGGCCACGCAAACCGGGAAGCTCGCCGTTTAGAAGAAGCCAAGCCAACTTGACGCAGGACATCGACGAATAGGGGtccaaggaggaactcgaagatGATGCAAGACAATGCCCAGGGAGCAGGACATCAACAAAGGATGGGCATCATagccacgcctccaaggaggtaaaCGGCCTCCAAAGGCGTCGCCTGCAATCGCCGGAGGCTTGCGATGCTTTCGCACACACCACATCCTAATCACTGATGTCCCTGCCAATCAAAACAGTGAAGAGGGAGCCAATCCCATCTTGCCGCCAGCATCCTGCAATGCGCTGACGGCCATTCGTCCCGAAGACTACGGGATCTAGGAGACTGCTCTGACAGCCGCTAGATCTAGCTGGAGGGGAGAAAAAATCTCAGACGGCGAGGCCAGATCCACTGCCGGTGAGATCTAATCGAGCACACTCCAGCAAGCCCCCTTCCCAACCAAGTCCAGCCACCACGCAGAACGAGGTATGCACCCTAGCTCCCAGGAGAGCGAGCTACGAGGTAGGCGGAAGGTCCACCGACTGCCAGGAATCCATGCCACGTGCGGCACCCAAGCACACCTCAACACCCTCTCGAGGCTAGATCCCAATTAACCCTAGCACCAGAACACCACTTGAGCCTAGCCACGCAGGACAACCCCAAATGGTGGTGCAGGGCAGTCAACAACAACCAGCACTGACTATGGGTGTGAGGCACCACGTGACTTCATCAACCGCAGGAGGCACGCGAGACCGGTCGGCCGACGTGGTTAGCTAGTGCAGGTGAATCCCTACCACCACTCTCAGCCGCGCGGGCTTCGCTCGGTGGTGTCCTCTGGCTACGACTTGTAGGTAGGATGGGGTGGCGTCGCGGGCTAGGGTTTCAGCGTCCGTGTCGCCCTGGCGAGAGCGACGTAAGCCTGAAGCTGTTTGCGAAGAAAAGTCACTCCTGAAGCATAGATCGTGATTTCTTTTGGCAATGTCATTTAGGAAGATCCCGATTGTCCTCTTAGTCTTTAGAAGGCATAAGGAGTTGCATGAGCTTGAAGATaggttcatcgtcatcaatatcttcGTGTCGTCTTCATTATGAGCTCGAAGATACACTAGACCAAAGACACGGATGATTACCTTGGCAAACCTGTGCACACACTCGAGAGTAGTATCTTCGCCAGTGTGAAGATTCTGTCGGTATAGTCTGTTGGAATGCCATATGCAATCATTCACATAGTTACTAGGATCTTTTGATTCAGGCGAAATCCAATCAGCCCGACAACGTTCCTTTGGCGAGTAAAAAAAACAATTGTCCTCGCAACCTTCCATAATTCACACAAACAAATCTCTACACATTGGATATCGCCGACCAAATAGGTGAGGCGGGTTGATGGGTACCTTGGCGAAATGATCACGCACGAGCATCTCATGGCCGGCCGTGTGTTTCCGAGTGATGCACAGCTGTCGATCCTCgctacttcttcttccttctaTCCTCGAGCTCCCTCACGGCGAGGATCACAATCATATTCTCGACATCGTCATCGAAGAGCAAATCCTCAATATCCGCAGCGTCCGACGACGACGAGTCTTCAAAAAAATTGCATGCTTGGGCTTGATAATGAACTAATCTACAAAACAGGCGCATAGATTCTGTGTCAAACTCGAATGGGTGCACGCACAACGAATTGCCTCAAAAAATCAAATCGAAAGAAGTTTACCTTCGGGGTCCGTGGGGAACCGATAGTTGGCAATGCCGATGCGATTGAATCAGGACGCCTTCCTCCAAATCAGCAGAAGGGCCAAGGCTACCGCTTCGGCGCAGCCGAATCCAGGCGCCTACCGCTCCTGCACGGCTGAATCGGAGCTCCGCTCGACATCCTTGGCGGTCGTGAGCTTGGTCACTTCTGCCGCAAAAATGGATCTGCGAGCTTTGAGGTCCCAAAGGTGCGGAATGGTTGCGATGAGCGGCGGACGGCCTTTCGATGGCACGTAATTGTGGGCTGTGGCCGCAATAAAAGGTGGGGGCGGCAACGACGGAGGATGAGAGAGCGCGGGTTGAAATTTTAGAGCAGCAAGGGTTCCGAACGGATATGGGGTGGCCGTTTGGTGGCAACAACTAGGTAAATATGGCAGGCGTTTATGGTGCGCCTTAATTTTTTTTAAGGTTTTCGCAAATATACGGAATCTACGAGGGATGATTATCGATGCCGAAACCATAAGAAAGCCGCTATTATAAGGTCTTGTGCTATTTACGTGATCTGTATTTTGTGTTTGGGAAAGTATGAAGAAAAAAGATTTTGAATCTGTCTTGTCCTTTTTCCCTTAGAAAAATAACTCAATCAAAATCCAATTATTTACTCTACAAGAATGAAATGCTTGTTATGCCTAATATAGTTAGTTTAACCTGTATCTTTTTTTAATATGCTTAGCcatgtgtcgggccgggccgggctgagGAAAGCCTGACACTGAAAAATTAAGCCCAAGCCTGGCCCGGCCCGCCCAAATACCCACCAAGCCCATCGGGCCGTCGGGCCGCGTGCCGAGCCGTAGTGCAAAATGTCGTTTTTGGGCTGCCCAAGCCAGGCTCGACCCAGCTATTGGGCCAACATTTCCAGGCCCATGCCCGGGTTtttcgggctgcccatggccaggtatagtTAGAGTTGCTCTAAATGGGCCTGGGCCTCTTAATAGGAGGCAAAGTGGGTTGGCTATAAGGAGAGGCGCCAATATGGATCGACCGAGAGCTAtttcccagatctagatctaggccgAGAAGACCTCCAttttccagatctagatctaggccgGTTATTGGAATCTACTAAAAAAATGTATCGCCGTTAAGCTAGAAGGCTACATCAAAGTCTCGATAGATTGACGGCAACTGCTTGATCTCCTATGCGCTGCGACATCTTGTGCTTTTCGCGTGAGAGATGAGTTGGGGAGATGGAGACTCCCCGGCTATGTCTTCCATAGCCGCCCCCCATGTGACCACGCCTAGAAGCCGAGTTGTCGAGAGGGCAGTGCATCGCGTTTACCGGCCACCGAGACAGCGTGATTCCAAAAAAGGTATGTAGGTAGTGtatgtactatgtgatttgttgtAATGATAGTTGATTGATAAAGATTTATAAATGATAATCAATATCATGTCTTGTAGAATTGATTGATTTTACATCGTttagggatatatatatattgtgacttCTCTCTTGTGATTTCAACGTCATAGTTGGTAAGGTTCCGATTATTTTGAAGTGAAACAACTTTTAAGGAAATACATGTAAATCCAAAGCCCCCAACCTGGTTTCTATCACTATACCGAAAACCCCCATGTACTCTAAGTCCTCCTAGAATTTCCTCTTGGCGCTCATGTCAAACCCAACTTGTGGGGTGTAAGCAAATAACGTTCATGACAAGATAACCCCAACAACTAGCTTGATTAGGATTATCCTATCCTCTATCTAGGTAACCCCCACAATGTCTACGTCGTTCCTACTACCAACCGACCTGACTTGTCGTTCCTACCACCAGCTTATCCTCACTGAATAAGGAGCGGCCATGGAATGGAAGAGTATTTGTCGGGACAATTAATAGACCTTTTGAACCGTCCACAAGAAAATAACAAACTGGTTCACTATCCACGGTGTTGATAAAGCATGACGGCGTAAATATTTTGTTATGTCGATAGTAAACAGCATAGAACACCATTCATGACCGTTGTTAACTATTGCTGGTAAACTTTGTAGTTCATTATTTTTCACATGATAAATTTTCTTAGCTCCATTGGTGCTGAAACATTGAAGCTTTTGTGCTATCTGCACTTGCGTGTCACTTTATTTTAACATTTACAATAGCATGGGGAAAAATTAATAAATCATTGTTGCGTCGAAAATGATGAAACCTTAGTGATTCGCCAAACAATAATTTTAAGATTATACATTGAGATAAATTGGATCTTATTTAGCACACATTGGCTCTATTTTTTGTTGCTTATGGACTTTCTTAGTTGCTAGGACCAACGAATGTCATCTAAGTGAAGCATAGTAAATTGTATCTGCTTATTAATTCCTTGAATAGCTTAGAAGTCAGCCAAGAGTTTTTTGCTTTTTGGTCACAAAGTTGAGAACTTAAACCCACTTTTGCACTATGATGGAATGTCCAAATCATAGTTAGCAGGCCATGCACCCCTATGCAGATGTGGATATTTTTGAACTAATATAGGATCTGACAATAGTTGTCCTGAGGAGATGGGCAAGATGCCAGACCGTCAGAGGCACATTTTCACTGTCAAATGGTTGATTGTTCTAGTGACAAGGTGGAAATAAAGAGGGTGTAACAGCTTTAAAATTATATAAAGTGTTGTACAAGATTGTAAAACGGCACATGATATTTCCAGTGCATTGTCATCTAATTTTTCAGATGATGACATCAAGTCAGTCAGTGGTGGGCTGTCTCCACCGGTCCATTCGAGTATATGGGATGGTATGATCCAACTGAATTCTTCTATCAAGTTTTTCATGTCCGCCTTCTTTAACAGGTAAATCGGTACCATGATTATGCTTTCAAATGCTTGGTTTGACTTTTTTCGTACCATCGGTTTAGTATAATCTTCTCTCATTGCTGTGTTTTATCTTCAGACAAATAGTAGGGATTTTTTTATAGATGAACACCCAATGCATGAGTCATTAACACTATTACAACCCTATGCACCTGTACCTGCTAGTTGTTTTGCACTTAGAAAGTACAACAAATTCCACCAAATATTTGTTTTTCTGTGACGTAGGTACCTTTTCTACGAGTTACGTAAAACAATTAATAATTGTGATATCTGAAGTAATATATGAGCCGTTTTGACTGTCAACAAAAGTTAACCTTTTGACTTGGTTACTGCATGGCTTGCGGTTCCAGTCTTCTTTGGAACTGGTCTGTTATTTGCTCAAAGTTGTATAAATTCATGTTGATTTGTTATGGTTATTTCCATTCTGTAGATCTGAACCATAACTAATTTCGTTCTTTGTTATGGTGATTCAATTGTTTTTTAGAAGTTTGAATTAGTATGATTTTGTCTCCGTATAACAACCCATGTCGTGAGTTGATTGAGTTCAGTGATAATGTGGCATTTCTTATTAAGTAGCAATTTTTGCTTGTTTTCTTGGCAGTGGAGAAAAAATTCTAGATATTGTTTGGCCGGATACCATAGAAATCAAAGGAAGAGTGAAACTGGAGGATTTTCAAAAATTTGTCAAGGACCTTCGTCACTCTAAAAACCGGTCAATAATGGTAAGACTATTTTCTTACATTAGAGATGATTCATCCTTCTTTCTTATGCTTTGAAGTTCTCACCTTCTAGGATTATTTACCTTGTGGCCATGAATTTAAAACTGGATTGTGCCATACCTTGATAAGTCTGGGTTATGTACTAGCTAGCAGTTCACTTTCATAATCACTTGTTCCAGTTAACGTAAGATCAGAATAACAAATTTAAAATAATTTAACTTGCAACTAATATCCTATTAGGTAATTTCCCTGTGCTGTAAAGTTGGATCCACAAAAGATGGCGTAGGAGGAATACAGGAGGTAACACAAACAGTTGATTTTCCATTTCTGATATTTGGAAGATATGTACATTCAAACCATTTTGTTTAAGCTATTTAAGACACTCGTGCAGGTTGCAAAGAGATTCGAAGTGAACCAAAGAGTTGGCTTTGCAGAGATCGAAAATGGTCCATATATTTATATATGTCCCAGAAATGAGGCCGTAATAACAAACCTTGGTAAATATGGTTTCTGGAAAGGCGTGTCAACAGTTGATACAAATCAAGACTCATTAATCGGTTTTGTTGTATGGGACCGAAATCCACTAGTAAAGACAAGCACGACAGAGTGCAGTATTGAGAAAGTACAAGCAATTCAAGGCAGTCAAGTGGAAGCACAAGATGTGACAGATGGTAAGCCGTATCTTCTATTAGTTCACATACATGGAGATTGCTGAACCATTTATATTTACTTATCATCCAGATTTTCCATCTCGGTATGTGCATGCTGCCAAAATTGGTAAAGCGGTTTATCACTCAGAAGCAGAAATACCTGATTCACCATCCGAACTAGCATCAAAATTACTTGTGCAGTCGTCTCAGGTCACATCATTCAGGGTACCTTCCTTAATAGCATCTCCGACATCACAGGATTTGCAAATGTCATCACATGACATTCCCAGCATACCTTTGGAAACCCTAGAAACTCGGCAacatgttcgtcctatcacggacTCTCATGCTGGATCTGTGCAAGTGGAGGAACCCAATTCATATTTTCATGAAGTGAAAAAGTTCACTCTTGCTTCTAAACCTTACAAAACCGGTATTCATGGATTGCCCCTGGATGCTATGGGGGAAGCTACCCCATCTGATTTAGCTACAGAAAAGGTATCTTTAACTTACTCATCTGATTTATCATGCTACCAGTTATATTAGTAGCTTCTGGATACTTAATAGATTGACTCGATTCTTATTCTGTAAACAATGCAGAATCATATAATTGGAGGCTTGTCTGGCAGCATAACACAACAAAAATATGTATCAAGTGATGACTCTCCAGAACTGCAGCAGTGTCCATCATTGTTGAATCTCCATTCTTCTCATACACCTGATGATGAAGAGGACCTGCCAGAATTTTTCTTTTCTCCTCCCTATGGACATGACATAAAACCTAATGTCCATTCACTCAACAACGATATTGGAGGGACTGGACAGTTCCAGCAACCATCGGATTCATTCTTTCAAGCTCGTGAGAAAATTGGGGCCCAAGGAACTTCTGCATATATTGGCTCAAGCAAAATAACAAACCCAATATCTCATTACGGTATGGAAAGAGATTGCTTTAGGGAGAATACTGGCTTTGGTGATGGATACAGGATGATGTGGCAGTCCTCAGAGTTTTGTCATGAAAAACTGCTTAAAAATGGTCCAACTGGTTTGAGCCCGCCAGGAGATGAAGGCTTATTTTTCCGTCGTAGCCCTCATGTAGAAGCAGTGCGAGGCTTATTCCCTCGGCATCCACCTCTGATACCAGCAGATCAAGGCTTATTTGATGGGCATCGTCCTCCTCCACTGTCAGATCAAGGATTATACCCTCTGTATCCTCCTCATGTACCAGCAGATCAACAACTATATCGTCGGCATCCTCCTCTGGTACCAGCAGAGCAAGGCTCATATCCACCACATCCTCCTGATCTACCAGATCAAGGCTTCTATCCTTGGCATCCTCCTCCTATACCAGCAGATCAAGGCTTCTTTCATTGGCACCATCCCCGTGTACCAGGAGATCATGGCTTCATTCCTCATTGTCCTCCGAGTTTTGCACCAGGATATTATGGAAACAACAATGTCACTTCTCCTGGCCAGCAACATTGGATGTTTGGCCAACGACCTCAGACCAGCAATGCTTCTGGAAGTTCACAACACATGAGGCCGCCTAGAGGCTTTGCTCCTTGGCGCCCCATGTCTCATCCAAGGCCTGGGAACAATCACCATGGTTTTGAAAGATCAGACGGCTTCTCTGGCTCTAGAACACGTCATTACTCTGGACGTGAAAATGGATCAGGCAGCAGGCCCTCCAGCTCCTCACTTCATTGGTGAAATCAGTCTTGTCACAAGGAACATTCTGAATAATTCGTCTTAGATTGATAATCTTCAGCATTACATGCTAGACACCGAGACATGGATTCTAGTTTCTCTTTAATTTCATTTTGGAATAGTTCCTCCCAGTTTCTCCAGAGCAGAATTTATGTGCTTGATATATTAGATTCATTCTCCTGATGGCATGTCTACCAACAAGGACAACTCACAAGTCACAACAATATGTGTTGCATCCCGCATTGCTGCAATTTActtctagcaaaaaaaaaaactagtactAGATGAAATCTTTCATTGAAGTCTAATGACATTCTCTACATTTTGGATGATATATAAATGCTAGTATAATGTAGCGATGATCTTGGAGCATGATCATTCTGTAGCCCTTCCTGTTTaataaagttcctattttacccgcaaATACAATCAGCTACTACGCATCACTAGATCTGTTCAACACGGATTTAAAAGTGTTAATTAGCGGTGTCTGTAAAATCTTGATGAGATTCGAATAACGCATGCATCTTAAGAAATGCATGATGGTCTCCCcaccaaaaaaacacaaaaatgtgtttggatgcatagaaagtTGGCATGGAGTTGAATTGAACTAAGATTCCAAATTCGAGATGGAAATGAATTGACATCTAATTCGATTCTATTGTTTGGATGTGTTTGGAATTTGGTGTTGGAATCAAAGGATGTAACCAAttccaaatcccctttggatgaatAAAGTATGGAATTtgatattttgttgaatttggacaattttaaacataaaaataaaacatgtattttgttgaatttggacAATCCCGTTTGTGTTGAATCTGGAGGCGACGCTAGGCGGCGCCGGACAAGGGCGAGCAGGGCGGCACTGGGCATGGCCGAGCAGAGAGGCCGGGGCGGTGTCGGGCGAGTGCAGGCGGGAGAGGCCGTGGCGGCGCTGGACACGGCCGATAGCGAGCGGGACGGGTGGCGAGCTGGGCGACGCTGGGCGTCGGGCGAGGTCGAAACCGCGCGGGAGGGAGACGGGGCGAGCGGGAGAGGCCGAGGCGGCACCGGCGATGGGCACGACCGAGCAGAGAGAGGATGGGGCGGCATCGGGCAATGGCTAGCGGGAGAGGCTAGGGCAGCGCCGGGCGCGACCGAGACCGAGCGGGAACGAGACGGGGCGGAAGAGGCCGGGGCGGCGCCCGCGCTGGGCACGACCGATCAGGGAGAGGATGGGGCGGCGTTGGGCGATGGATGAGACCGAGCGGGAGGGagacgacgaggaagacgggAGGAGGCGTGAAGGGAGACGGAAGGAGGCAGTTTCCGAGCCTTTCCGAACGTGAGAGCTCGGAAAGATTTCCAATCGGTTTGCACGGGAGGTTGAGGGACTCGGAATTTAGTTGGGTTCCACCGACCAATTCTGAGCGCATACCAAACAGCGGAATTTGCGGAATCGGCCCCAATTCCAATTCCAATTCCATGGCCAGTTTCGATGCATCCAA includes these proteins:
- the LOC124671235 gene encoding uncharacterized protein LOC124671235, which codes for MPMRLNQDAFLQISRRAKATASAQPNPGAYRSCTAESELRSTSLAVVSLVTSAAKMDLRALRSQSVVQDCKTAHDISSALSSNFSDDDIKSVSGGLSPPVHSSIWDGMIQLNSSIKFFMSAFFNSGEKILDIVWPDTIEIKGRVKLEDFQKFVKDLRHSKNRSIMVISLCCKVGSTKDGVGGIQEVAKRFEVNQRVGFAEIENGPYIYICPRNEAVITNLGKYGFWKGVSTVDTNQDSLIGFVVWDRNPLVKTSTTECSIEKVQAIQGSQVEAQDVTDDFPSRYVHAAKIGKAVYHSEAEIPDSPSELASKLLVQSSQVTSFRVPSLIASPTSQDLQMSSHDIPSIPLETLETRQHVRPITDSHAGSVQVEEPNSYFHEVKKFTLASKPYKTGIHGLPLDAMGEATPSDLATEKNHIIGGLSGSITQQKYVSSDDSPELQQCPSLLNLHSSHTPDDEEDLPEFFFSPPYGHDIKPNVHSLNNDIGGTGQFQQPSDSFFQAREKIGAQGTSAYIGSSKITNPISHYGMERDCFRENTGFGDGYRMMWQSSEFCHEKLLKNGPTGLSPPGDEGLFFRRSPHVEAVRGLFPRHPPLIPADQGLFDGHRPPPLSDQGLYPLYPPHVPADQQLYRRHPPLVPAEQGSYPPHPPDLPDQGFYPWHPPPIPADQGFFHWHHPRVPGDHGFIPHCPPSFAPGYYGNNNVTSPGQQHWMFGQRPQTSNASGSSQHMRPPRGFAPWRPMSHPRPGNNHHGFERSDGFSGSRTRHYSGRENGSGSRPSSSSLHW